A genomic window from Streptomyces sp. WMMC940 includes:
- the nrdR gene encoding transcriptional regulator NrdR, with product MHCPFCRHPDSRVVDSRTTDDGTSIRRRRQCPDCSRRFTTVETASLMVIKRSGVTEPFSRNKVISGVRKACQGRPVTEDALAQLGQRVEEAVRATGSAELTTHDVGLAILGPLQELDLVAYLRFASVYRAFDSLEDFEAAIAELREQRPPAEESGPGATQEVPEPARAAD from the coding sequence ATGCACTGCCCCTTCTGCAGGCACCCTGACAGTCGTGTCGTCGACAGCCGGACCACGGACGACGGCACGTCGATCCGCCGCCGCCGCCAGTGCCCCGACTGCTCCCGTCGATTCACGACGGTCGAGACCGCGTCGCTGATGGTGATCAAGCGCAGCGGGGTGACCGAGCCCTTCAGCCGTAACAAGGTCATCTCCGGCGTGCGCAAGGCGTGCCAGGGGCGACCCGTCACCGAGGACGCCCTCGCCCAGCTCGGCCAGCGGGTCGAGGAGGCGGTGCGCGCCACCGGCAGTGCCGAGCTGACCACCCACGACGTGGGTCTGGCCATACTCGGCCCCCTGCAGGAGCTCGACCTCGTCGCGTACCTGCGATTCGCGTCCGTGTACCGAGCGTTCGACTCGCTCGAAGACTTCGAGGCCGCCATCGCGGAGCTGCGCGAGCAGCGGCCACCAGCAGAGGAGAGCGGGCCCGGTGCGACCCAGGAGGTCCCCGAGCCCGCCAGGGCCGCCGACTGA
- the lexA gene encoding transcriptional repressor LexA, protein MTTTADSATITAQDRSQNRFEPVHAMNDAATTPEGAEPARPARSLPGRPPGIRADSSGLTDRQRRVIEVIRDSVQRRGYPPSMREIGQAVGLSSTSSVAHQLMALERKGFLRRDPHRPRAYEVRGSDQPATQPTDTTGKPAASYVPLVGRIAAGGPILAEESVEDVFPLPRQLVGDGELFVLKVVGDSMIEAAICDGDWVTVRRQPVAENGDIVAAMLDGEATVKRFKREDGHVWLLPHNAAYQPIPGDEATILGKVVAVLRRV, encoded by the coding sequence GTGACCACCACCGCTGACAGTGCCACCATCACTGCCCAGGACCGCTCCCAGAACCGATTCGAGCCGGTGCATGCCATGAATGACGCAGCCACGACCCCGGAGGGCGCAGAGCCCGCGCGCCCCGCTCGTTCGCTGCCCGGTCGACCTCCAGGGATCCGCGCGGACAGCTCCGGCCTCACAGACCGCCAGCGCCGGGTCATCGAGGTGATCCGTGACTCGGTGCAGCGCCGTGGATACCCGCCGTCGATGCGTGAGATCGGCCAGGCGGTGGGCCTCTCCAGCACGTCGTCCGTGGCCCACCAGCTCATGGCCCTGGAGCGGAAGGGCTTCCTCCGGCGCGACCCCCACCGGCCCCGGGCCTACGAGGTGCGCGGTTCGGACCAGCCGGCCACGCAGCCCACTGACACCACGGGCAAGCCCGCCGCCTCGTACGTGCCCCTGGTCGGCCGTATCGCCGCCGGTGGCCCCATCCTCGCCGAGGAGTCGGTCGAGGACGTCTTCCCCCTCCCCCGGCAGCTGGTCGGCGACGGCGAGCTGTTCGTCCTGAAGGTCGTCGGTGACTCGATGATCGAGGCCGCGATCTGCGACGGCGACTGGGTCACGGTCCGCCGTCAGCCGGTCGCCGAGAACGGCGACATCGTGGCAGCCATGCTGGACGGCGAGGCCACGGTCAAGCGCTTCAAGCGCGAGGACGGCCACGTGTGGCTACTCCCCCACAACGCCGCATACCAACCGATCCCCGGCGACGAGGCGACGATCCTCGGCAAGGTGGTGGCGGTGCTTCGGCGGGTGTGA
- a CDS encoding IucA/IucC family protein has product MPKSPATPDSDEPTALLAPAELNPESWQRASARLLAKTLGEFAYEEIIEPLPQGHDDGYALRLDEGENLTFRARRGAYGSWRVDPDSVRCDGTPFTDPLRFLTAARHLLALDGATLGHLVRELSTTLAADCRLDHTALPAARLADLDYASLEGHQTGHPWLVLNKGRLGFSARDTARWAPEARNPARLPWIAVSTRLAAYRGVRGLDTPELLYAAELDAPVRGAFTATLTDRGLDPSDYLLLPVHPWQWDQVLLPLYAPSIARGEIVPLTTDGDLRLPQQSIRTFLNTSRPDRHTVKLPLSVLNTLVWRGLPTERTLAAPAVTSWVHGLSDHDPFLRDECRVILLGEVASVTVEHPHYDRLPEVPYQYRELLGAIWREPLRLPAGERARTLASLLHTDPAGRAFCAELVERSGLAPATWLRHLFAALLPPLLHFLYRYGTVFSPHGENAIVVFDHHDVPVRLAIKDFVDDVNVSARALPELGAMPDDVRAVLLTEEPGFLTQFIHSGLFIGVFRHLAPLCEEQLGVPESQFWSLVRAEILRHQSRFPELKDRYELFDLLTPRIERLCLNRNRLHLDGYRDRSERPHAAVHGTVRNPLSM; this is encoded by the coding sequence GTGCCGAAGTCCCCTGCCACCCCAGACTCCGACGAGCCGACCGCCCTGCTCGCGCCGGCCGAGCTCAACCCGGAATCCTGGCAACGGGCGTCGGCCCGTCTGCTCGCCAAGACACTCGGTGAGTTCGCCTACGAAGAGATCATCGAGCCGCTGCCCCAGGGCCACGACGACGGCTACGCACTCCGCCTCGACGAAGGGGAGAACCTCACCTTCCGGGCCCGGCGCGGCGCATACGGCAGCTGGAGGGTCGACCCCGACTCCGTCCGGTGCGACGGAACCCCGTTCACCGATCCGCTCCGCTTCCTGACGGCCGCCCGCCACCTCCTCGCGCTCGACGGCGCCACGCTCGGCCACCTCGTACGCGAGCTGAGCACGACCCTGGCCGCCGACTGCAGGCTCGACCACACCGCACTCCCCGCCGCCCGGCTCGCCGACCTCGACTACGCCTCCCTGGAGGGCCACCAGACCGGTCATCCCTGGCTGGTCCTCAACAAGGGCCGCCTCGGCTTCTCCGCCCGGGACACCGCCCGCTGGGCCCCCGAGGCGCGGAATCCGGCACGACTCCCGTGGATCGCCGTCAGTACCCGCCTCGCCGCCTACCGAGGCGTGCGGGGACTCGACACACCCGAACTCCTCTACGCCGCGGAGCTCGACGCTCCGGTGCGCGGGGCCTTCACGGCCACGCTGACGGACCGCGGCCTCGACCCCTCCGACTACCTCCTGCTGCCCGTGCACCCCTGGCAGTGGGACCAGGTGCTCCTGCCCCTCTACGCCCCCTCCATCGCCCGCGGCGAGATCGTCCCGCTCACCACGGACGGCGACCTGCGGCTCCCGCAGCAGTCCATCCGCACCTTCCTCAACACCAGCCGCCCCGACCGGCACACCGTCAAGCTCCCGCTGTCCGTGCTCAACACCCTCGTCTGGCGGGGGTTGCCCACCGAGCGCACGCTGGCCGCGCCCGCCGTCACCTCATGGGTCCACGGACTGAGCGACCACGACCCCTTCCTCCGCGACGAGTGCCGAGTGATCCTGCTGGGGGAGGTGGCCTCGGTCACCGTCGAGCACCCGCACTACGACCGGCTGCCCGAGGTGCCCTACCAGTACAGGGAACTGCTCGGCGCCATCTGGCGGGAGCCCTTGCGGCTGCCCGCCGGGGAGCGTGCGCGCACCCTCGCCTCGCTCCTGCACACCGACCCCGCGGGCCGCGCCTTCTGCGCCGAACTGGTCGAACGCTCCGGGCTGGCTCCCGCCACCTGGCTGCGGCACCTCTTCGCCGCCCTGCTCCCGCCCCTGCTGCACTTCCTCTACCGCTACGGCACGGTCTTCTCCCCCCACGGGGAGAACGCCATCGTCGTCTTCGACCACCACGACGTGCCCGTACGTCTCGCGATCAAGGACTTCGTCGACGACGTGAACGTCAGTGCCAGGGCCCTGCCGGAGCTGGGCGCCATGCCCGACGACGTGCGAGCGGTCCTGCTCACGGAGGAGCCCGGCTTCCTCACCCAGTTCATCCACTCCGGTCTCTTCATCGGGGTGTTCCGCCATCTCGCCCCGCTGTGCGAGGAGCAACTGGGCGTACCCGAGTCCCAGTTCTGGTCCCTCGTCCGCGCGGAGATCCTGCGCCACCAGTCCCGCTTCCCCGAGCTCAAGGACCGCTACGAGCTGTTCGACCTGCTCACTCCGCGTATCGAGCGTCTCTGCCTGAACCGCAACCGGCTCCACCTCGACGGCTACCGCGACCGCTCCGAGCGTCCGCACGCCGCCGTCCACGGCACGGTCCGCAACCCGCTGAGCATGTGA
- a CDS encoding vitamin B12-dependent ribonucleotide reductase yields the protein MTETTSGPARGSRAKGSKAAAARQGLRVERVHTTPGVHPYDEVAWERRDVVMTNWRDGSVNFEQRGVEFPDFWSVNAVNIVTSKYFRGAVGTPQREVSLKQLIDRIVKAYRKAGEDYKYFASPADAEIFEHELAYALLHQIFSFNSPVWFNVGTPQPQQVSACFILSVDDSMESILDWYKEEGMIFKGGSGAGLNLSRIRSSKELLSSGGNASGPVSFMRGADASAGTIKSGGATRRAAKMVILDVDHPDIEDFIETKVKEEEKIRALRDAGFDMDLGGDDITSVQYQNANNSVRVNDEFMKAVESGGKFGLRARMTGEVIEEVDAKSLFRKMAEAAWACADPGIQYDDTINHWHTCPESGRINGSNPCSEYMHLDNTSCNLASLNLMKFLKDDGKGSQSFDVERFQKVVELVITAMDISICFADFPTQKIGENTRAFRQLGIGYANLGALLMATGHAYDSDGGRALAGAITSLMTGTSYRRSAELAAVVGPYDGYARNAEPHQRVMRQHADANATAVRMDDLDTPVWAAATEAWQDVVRLGAKNGFRNAQASVIAPTGTIGLAMSCDTTGLEPDLALVKFKKLVGGGSMQIVNGTVPQALRRLGYQEEQIEAIVAHISEHGNVIDAPGLRTEHYEVFDCAMGERAISPMGHVRMMAAIQPWISGALSKTVNMPETATVEEVEEIYFEAWKMGVKALAIYRDNCKVGQPLSAKKKENKQEIAEKAEETIRTAVEKVVEYRPVRKRLPKGRPGITTSFTVGGAEGYMTANSYPDDGLGEVFLKMSKQGSTLAGMMDAFSIAVSVGLQYGVPLETYVSKFTNMRFEPAGMTDDPDVRMAQSIVDYIFRRLALDFLPFETRSALGIHSAEERQRHLETGSYEPAEDEVDVEGLAQSAPRRQESLKPVSDPKAETPAPQQAHTSAELVEMQLGISADAPLCFSCGTKMQRAGSCYICEGCGSTSGCS from the coding sequence ATGACAGAGACGACGAGCGGCCCGGCACGAGGTTCCCGAGCCAAGGGATCCAAGGCTGCCGCGGCCCGGCAGGGCCTGCGTGTCGAGCGCGTCCACACCACCCCCGGCGTGCACCCGTACGACGAGGTGGCCTGGGAGCGCCGTGACGTCGTCATGACCAACTGGCGCGACGGCTCGGTCAACTTCGAGCAGCGTGGCGTCGAGTTCCCCGACTTCTGGTCGGTGAACGCGGTCAACATCGTCACCAGCAAGTACTTCCGGGGCGCGGTCGGCACCCCGCAGCGCGAGGTGAGCCTGAAGCAGCTCATCGACCGCATCGTGAAGGCGTACCGCAAGGCCGGTGAGGACTACAAGTACTTCGCCTCGCCCGCCGACGCGGAGATCTTCGAGCACGAGCTGGCGTACGCCCTCCTGCACCAGATCTTCAGCTTCAACTCGCCGGTGTGGTTCAACGTCGGCACTCCCCAGCCGCAGCAGGTCTCCGCCTGCTTCATCCTGTCCGTCGACGACTCCATGGAGTCGATCCTCGACTGGTACAAGGAAGAGGGCATGATCTTCAAGGGCGGCTCCGGTGCCGGCCTGAACCTCTCCCGGATCCGCTCCTCCAAGGAACTGCTCTCCTCCGGCGGCAACGCCTCCGGGCCGGTCTCCTTCATGCGCGGGGCCGACGCCTCCGCCGGAACGATCAAGTCCGGTGGCGCGACGCGGCGGGCCGCCAAGATGGTCATCCTCGACGTCGACCACCCCGACATCGAGGACTTCATCGAGACCAAGGTCAAGGAGGAGGAGAAGATCCGCGCGCTGCGCGACGCGGGCTTCGACATGGACCTGGGCGGCGACGACATCACGTCCGTCCAGTACCAGAACGCCAACAACTCCGTCCGCGTGAACGACGAGTTCATGAAGGCCGTCGAGTCCGGCGGGAAGTTCGGCCTGCGTGCCCGGATGACCGGCGAGGTCATCGAGGAGGTCGACGCGAAGTCGCTCTTCCGCAAGATGGCCGAGGCGGCGTGGGCCTGTGCCGACCCGGGCATCCAGTACGACGACACCATCAACCACTGGCACACCTGCCCCGAGTCCGGCCGGATCAACGGCTCGAACCCGTGCAGCGAGTACATGCACCTGGACAACACGTCCTGCAACCTGGCCTCGCTGAACCTGATGAAGTTCCTGAAGGACGACGGCAAGGGCAGCCAGTCCTTCGACGTCGAGCGCTTCCAGAAGGTCGTCGAGCTCGTCATCACGGCGATGGACATCTCCATCTGCTTCGCCGACTTCCCGACCCAGAAGATCGGCGAGAACACCCGCGCCTTCCGCCAGCTCGGCATCGGCTACGCCAACCTGGGCGCCCTGCTGATGGCCACCGGCCACGCGTACGACTCCGACGGCGGCCGCGCCCTGGCCGGTGCCATCACCTCGCTGATGACCGGCACCTCCTACCGGCGCTCCGCCGAGCTCGCCGCGGTCGTCGGCCCGTACGACGGCTACGCCCGCAACGCCGAACCGCACCAGCGGGTGATGAGGCAGCACGCCGACGCCAACGCCACGGCCGTCCGCATGGACGACCTGGACACCCCGGTCTGGGCCGCGGCCACCGAGGCCTGGCAGGACGTGGTCCGCCTCGGCGCGAAGAACGGTTTCCGCAACGCTCAGGCGTCCGTCATCGCCCCGACCGGCACCATCGGTCTCGCGATGTCCTGCGACACCACCGGCCTGGAGCCCGACCTCGCGCTGGTCAAGTTCAAGAAGCTCGTCGGCGGCGGCTCGATGCAGATCGTCAACGGCACCGTGCCGCAGGCGCTGCGCCGTCTCGGCTACCAGGAAGAGCAGATCGAGGCGATCGTCGCCCACATCTCCGAGCACGGCAACGTGATCGACGCCCCGGGCCTGAGGACCGAGCACTACGAGGTCTTCGACTGCGCGATGGGCGAGCGCGCCATCTCCCCGATGGGCCACGTCCGGATGATGGCCGCGATCCAGCCGTGGATCTCCGGCGCCCTCTCCAAGACGGTCAACATGCCGGAGACGGCGACCGTCGAGGAGGTCGAGGAGATCTACTTCGAGGCCTGGAAGATGGGCGTCAAGGCCCTTGCGATCTACCGCGACAACTGCAAGGTCGGTCAGCCTCTCTCCGCCAAGAAGAAGGAGAATAAGCAGGAGATCGCCGAGAAGGCCGAGGAGACCATCCGTACCGCGGTCGAGAAGGTCGTCGAGTACCGCCCGGTCCGCAAGCGCCTGCCCAAGGGCCGTCCCGGCATCACGACCTCCTTCACGGTCGGCGGCGCCGAGGGCTACATGACCGCCAACTCCTACCCGGACGACGGTCTCGGCGAGGTCTTCCTGAAGATGTCGAAGCAGGGCTCCACCCTCGCGGGCATGATGGACGCCTTCTCCATCGCCGTCTCGGTCGGTCTGCAGTACGGCGTGCCGCTGGAGACCTACGTCTCGAAGTTCACGAACATGCGCTTCGAGCCGGCCGGCATGACGGACGACCCGGACGTGCGGATGGCGCAGTCGATCGTCGACTACATCTTCCGCCGCCTGGCGCTCGACTTCCTGCCCTTCGAGACCCGCTCGGCGCTCGGCATCCACTCGGCCGAGGAGCGCCAGCGGCACCTGGAGACGGGTTCGTACGAGCCCGCCGAGGACGAGGTGGACGTCGAGGGCCTGGCCCAGTCCGCCCCGCGCCGGCAGGAGAGCCTGAAGCCGGTCTCCGACCCGAAGGCCGAGACCCCGGCCCCGCAGCAGGCCCACACCTCCGCGGAACTGGTGGAGATGCAGCTCGGCATCAGCGCGGACGCGCCGCTGTGCTTCTCCTGCGGCACGAAGATGCAGCGTGCGGGCTCCTGCTACATCTGCGAGGGCTGCGGCTCGACGAGCGGCTGCAGCTGA
- a CDS encoding GNAT family N-acetyltransferase — protein sequence MPPTDASADTSGSTPSTGGGVEDTLELRLPDELAALFEQDRQPGSRAPVEQSSPGAAPGEGPGGKRPDHAPFPGEDLLDALSDWGAVPTPIGSFQLVPVLIERDLRLISRWMNDPAVAAFWELAGPESVTEAHLGSQLAGDGRSVPCLGVLDGVPTGYFEIYRADLDPLARHYPARPHDTGIHLLIGGVADRGRGVGTILLRAAADHVLDHRPRCGRVVAEPDLRNTPSVSAFLSAGFRFSAEVDLPDKRAALMVRDRALGKVL from the coding sequence ATGCCTCCCACCGACGCGAGCGCCGACACCAGCGGCTCCACCCCCTCCACCGGCGGTGGGGTGGAGGACACCCTCGAACTGCGGCTGCCCGACGAACTCGCGGCGCTCTTCGAACAGGACCGGCAACCGGGCTCCCGGGCGCCGGTGGAGCAGAGCTCCCCGGGCGCGGCGCCCGGGGAAGGCCCCGGGGGCAAGCGCCCCGACCACGCGCCGTTCCCGGGCGAGGACCTGCTGGACGCCCTCTCCGACTGGGGTGCAGTCCCCACCCCCATCGGCTCCTTCCAGCTCGTGCCCGTCCTGATCGAGCGCGATCTGCGGTTGATCAGCCGCTGGATGAACGACCCCGCTGTCGCGGCCTTCTGGGAGCTGGCCGGGCCGGAGTCCGTCACCGAGGCCCACCTCGGGAGTCAGCTGGCGGGAGACGGGCGCAGCGTCCCCTGCCTCGGCGTGCTCGACGGTGTGCCGACGGGCTACTTCGAGATCTACCGCGCCGACCTCGACCCGCTCGCACGTCACTACCCGGCCCGGCCCCACGACACCGGCATCCACCTGCTCATCGGGGGCGTCGCCGACCGCGGCCGCGGCGTCGGCACGATCCTGCTCCGGGCCGCGGCCGATCACGTGCTCGACCACCGGCCCCGCTGCGGACGCGTCGTCGCCGAACCCGACCTGCGCAACACCCCCTCCGTCTCCGCCTTCCTCAGCGCCGGCTTCCGCTTCTCCGCGGAGGTCGACCTGCCCGACAAGCGAGCAGCGCTCATGGTCCGCGACAGAGCGCTGGGCAAAGTGCTGTGA
- a CDS encoding ATP-dependent DNA helicase yields the protein MTKPSLPELLHAAVAAVGGVERPGQVTMAESVSEAIDDGSHLLIQAGTGTGKSLGYLVPALAHGGRVVVATATLALQRQLVERDLPRTVDALHPLLRRRPEFAMLKGRSNYLCLHRLHEGVPQEEEDGLFDSPLAFGTGNPTSATGPTSKLGQDLMRLRDWSDETETGDRDDLTPGVSDRAWSQVSVSSRECLGASKCAYGAECFAEMARERAKLAEVVVTNHALLAIDAIEGAPVLPQHEVLIVDEAHELVSRVTGVATGELTPGQVNRAVRRAAKLVNEKAADQLQTAAEGFERLMELALPGRLEKIPEDLGYALLALRDAARTVISALGATRDKSVQDEDAVRKQALASVESVHEVAERISHGSEFDVVWYERHDRFGASLRVAPLSVSGLLREKLFADRSVVLTSATLKLGGDFNGVGASLGLAPEGTEGEDLAVWKGVDVGSPFDYPKQGILYVARHLSRPVRDGGRDDMLDELTELIQAAGGRTLGLFSSMRAAQLAAEELRSRIPEFPVLLQGEETLGELIKNFAADPKTCLFGTLSLWQGVDVPGPSCQLVVMDKIPFPRPDDPLMSARQKAVEEAGGNGFMAVAATHAALLMAQGAGRLVRATGDRGVVAVLDQRLATARYGSYLKASLPEFWYTTDRNQVRRSLAAIDATARADGK from the coding sequence ATGACGAAGCCATCCCTCCCCGAGCTCCTCCACGCCGCGGTCGCCGCCGTCGGCGGGGTCGAAAGGCCTGGCCAGGTCACCATGGCCGAGTCCGTGTCCGAGGCCATCGACGACGGGTCCCATCTGCTCATCCAGGCCGGCACCGGTACGGGCAAGTCGCTCGGGTACCTGGTCCCCGCGCTGGCCCACGGGGGTCGCGTGGTCGTCGCCACGGCGACGCTCGCGCTGCAGCGCCAGCTCGTGGAGCGGGACCTTCCGCGGACGGTGGACGCCCTGCACCCGCTGCTCCGCCGCAGACCGGAGTTCGCCATGCTCAAAGGCCGGTCGAACTATCTGTGTCTGCACCGGCTCCACGAGGGCGTCCCCCAGGAAGAGGAGGACGGGCTGTTCGACTCTCCCCTTGCCTTCGGCACGGGGAACCCCACCTCGGCCACCGGCCCCACCAGCAAGCTGGGCCAGGATCTGATGCGCCTGCGCGACTGGTCCGACGAGACCGAGACCGGCGACCGGGACGACCTCACCCCCGGGGTGTCCGACCGGGCGTGGTCGCAGGTCTCCGTGTCCTCCCGGGAGTGCCTCGGCGCGAGCAAGTGCGCCTACGGGGCGGAGTGCTTCGCGGAGATGGCGCGGGAGCGCGCCAAGCTCGCCGAGGTCGTCGTGACGAACCACGCCCTGCTCGCCATCGACGCGATCGAGGGCGCCCCGGTGCTCCCGCAGCACGAGGTGCTGATCGTGGACGAGGCCCATGAACTGGTCTCGCGTGTCACCGGCGTCGCCACCGGCGAACTCACTCCCGGCCAGGTCAATCGCGCGGTGCGACGCGCCGCCAAACTGGTCAACGAGAAGGCGGCCGATCAGCTCCAGACGGCCGCCGAGGGCTTCGAGAGGCTGATGGAGCTCGCACTGCCCGGCCGCCTCGAGAAGATCCCGGAGGACCTGGGGTACGCACTGCTGGCGCTGCGCGATGCCGCCCGCACGGTGATCTCGGCGCTGGGCGCCACCCGCGACAAGTCGGTCCAGGACGAGGACGCCGTCCGCAAGCAGGCGCTCGCCTCGGTCGAGTCCGTCCACGAGGTCGCCGAGCGGATCAGCCACGGCTCCGAGTTCGACGTGGTCTGGTACGAGCGCCACGACCGATTCGGAGCGTCCCTGCGGGTCGCCCCGCTGTCGGTCTCGGGTCTGCTGCGGGAGAAGCTCTTCGCCGACCGCTCGGTGGTGCTCACCTCCGCGACGCTCAAGCTGGGCGGCGATTTCAACGGTGTGGGCGCGTCGCTCGGGCTGGCCCCCGAGGGCACCGAGGGCGAGGACCTCGCCGTCTGGAAGGGCGTCGACGTCGGCTCGCCGTTCGACTACCCGAAGCAGGGCATCCTCTATGTCGCGAGGCATCTGTCCCGTCCGGTGCGGGACGGCGGACGGGACGACATGCTCGACGAGCTCACCGAGCTGATCCAGGCGGCCGGAGGCCGCACGCTCGGCCTGTTCTCCTCGATGCGGGCGGCCCAGCTCGCGGCCGAGGAGCTGCGTTCCCGCATTCCCGAGTTCCCGGTCCTGCTTCAGGGCGAGGAGACGCTCGGGGAGCTGATCAAGAACTTTGCGGCCGATCCGAAGACGTGTCTGTTCGGCACGCTCTCCCTCTGGCAGGGGGTCGACGTCCCCGGTCCGAGCTGCCAGCTGGTGGTGATGGACAAGATTCCTTTCCCACGCCCGGACGATCCCCTGATGAGCGCCCGCCAGAAGGCCGTGGAGGAGGCGGGCGGGAACGGCTTCATGGCCGTGGCGGCCACGCATGCCGCGCTGCTGATGGCCCAGGGCGCCGGCCGGCTCGTACGGGCAACGGGAGACCGTGGTGTGGTCGCCGTGCTCGACCAGCGGCTGGCCACGGCGCGGTACGGGAGCTATCTGAAGGCGTCACTGCCCGAATTCTGGTACACCACGGACCGTAATCAGGTGCGGCGCTCCCTTGCGGCCATCGACGCGACGGCGAGGGCGGACGGGAAATAG
- a CDS encoding TerD family protein translates to MSSLSKGLRKVQVTLKWDPSPIGAAAHDLDIVAAAYRADAPHGGPAYLVHFDSRSPDGTITLDRDSRTGQGFGADEVMTLELERLAAAYARVVVGVVIQQRNAEKSFSDVPNTGVRILDGPVELASHDLSAVPDASAATVAEFTRDDAGAWQLRPVLHGFRADPAEFAELMGTAPA, encoded by the coding sequence GTGAGCAGTCTCAGCAAAGGGCTCCGGAAGGTCCAGGTGACGCTGAAGTGGGACCCCAGCCCCATCGGAGCGGCCGCCCATGACCTCGACATCGTCGCCGCCGCCTACAGGGCGGACGCCCCGCACGGCGGGCCCGCCTATCTCGTGCACTTCGACAGCCGGTCGCCCGACGGCACCATCACCCTGGACCGGGACAGCCGCACCGGGCAGGGCTTCGGCGCGGACGAGGTGATGACCCTCGAACTCGAACGGCTGGCGGCTGCCTACGCGAGGGTCGTGGTCGGTGTCGTCATCCAGCAGCGGAACGCGGAGAAGTCCTTCTCCGACGTCCCGAACACCGGGGTCCGGATACTCGACGGTCCGGTGGAGCTGGCGAGCCACGACCTCTCGGCCGTCCCGGACGCCTCGGCAGCCACGGTCGCGGAGTTCACCCGGGACGACGCGGGAGCATGGCAACTGCGTCCGGTCCTGCACGGCTTCCGCGCCGACCCGGCCGAGTTCGCCGAGCTGATGGGCACGGCACCGGCCTGA